Proteins co-encoded in one Govania unica genomic window:
- the prsT gene encoding XrtA/PEP-CTERM system TPR-repeat protein PrsT, which yields MNVPSTSLKSALLTAAILAVALPPVAAEAARPVSEKSVGYYETARQHVAKRNWNSAVIELKNALQADPNNVNARLLLGDVYVKVKNGAAAEKEYRAALERGADKKLATLKLGDAYLLQRKFKEVIDEIRPANVPAANLFDVQVLRGNAYVGLSQFVEAHAAYAEAEKINPNSAAAKIGQARLYVIEKNIPKSTAKIDEALKLEPRNVEGLLIKGELVRMQNKFKEALVHFDAALAVDTENLGALLGRAATLVDLNRTDEAQRDLDLIFKRIPNHPMAHYLAARIAWQKKDIAQAREHLQATGNTLDGFPPAMFLSGIVNYADNNLEQAAYHLSRLLEILPGHIQARRVLAMTYLRQGDPKQAISTLQPVIDQSKPDAQLYSIMGYAYMQAGELDKATSYFDKAVQTDPSASGNWTRLAVSKFASGEYGDAEEDLEKVLAKDPKALQPAIILTMVYLRQSQYPKALQMAQKLKTQHPANPVGTYLEGEIYLKDKKLPQARASFDASQKLDAKNFAPSLKLAQIDLFENKLDAAEARYKAVLAKDKKSVAAIVGLAELSLRRKNTAQAVTWLEQASEVDQDNINVRLQLISLYMERKEMDKADAVANRLVQRFPDQAVAFEALGKVQSARGAHADAVASFERVVALRPDSGASYQLLALAEVRNKNLTGAREALESGLKHAAKARTFEQDVGEIGSPASLTTALIDLDVREKKFDQALTRADQLNKIYPASPAGVVTRGNVLLEKGDFVAALKVYQPLLAKNQGGAQVAINAYRAQKGASGAAKALADLDAWVLKNPKEVVARNVLASGYIESGQYDKAIEHYTTLQQGSPKDPLILNNLAWLYQQKKDPKAVTVAAEAYKLAPQSPEVMDTYGWILVNQNQAPKGLEILKKAALLRPGAADIRYHLAVALERNGQKSEAKRELQDLFGLGVSFPDEKEARSMLDRLSKN from the coding sequence ATGAACGTGCCATCAACCAGTCTTAAAAGCGCGCTCTTGACCGCCGCGATCCTGGCTGTCGCGCTTCCACCCGTGGCAGCGGAAGCTGCCCGTCCGGTGTCTGAAAAATCTGTCGGCTATTACGAGACCGCGCGGCAGCATGTGGCCAAGCGCAATTGGAACAGTGCGGTCATTGAACTGAAAAACGCATTGCAGGCCGATCCGAACAACGTGAACGCCCGGCTGTTGCTTGGGGATGTTTATGTCAAGGTGAAGAACGGGGCCGCGGCTGAAAAGGAATATCGCGCGGCGCTTGAGCGCGGGGCCGACAAAAAGCTTGCAACCCTGAAGCTTGGCGACGCTTATCTGCTGCAACGTAAATTCAAGGAAGTCATCGACGAAATTCGGCCAGCCAATGTGCCGGCCGCGAATTTGTTTGATGTCCAGGTGTTGCGCGGCAATGCCTATGTGGGCTTGAGCCAGTTCGTGGAAGCACATGCGGCTTATGCCGAGGCCGAAAAAATCAATCCGAATTCCGCTGCTGCCAAGATCGGTCAGGCGCGTCTTTATGTGATTGAAAAAAACATTCCAAAATCCACCGCCAAAATCGATGAAGCCCTGAAGCTCGAACCACGCAATGTGGAGGGGCTGTTGATCAAGGGCGAACTGGTGCGGATGCAGAATAAGTTCAAAGAAGCGCTAGTGCATTTCGATGCAGCACTTGCGGTTGATACTGAAAATCTCGGGGCTTTGCTTGGCCGTGCTGCGACGCTTGTGGATCTCAACCGAACCGATGAAGCGCAACGCGATCTCGATCTGATTTTCAAGCGCATTCCGAACCACCCCATGGCTCATTATCTTGCCGCGCGGATCGCCTGGCAGAAGAAAGATATCGCGCAGGCGCGGGAACATCTGCAAGCGACGGGCAATACACTTGACGGTTTCCCACCCGCCATGTTCCTGAGCGGTATCGTCAATTATGCCGACAACAATCTGGAACAGGCTGCCTATCATCTGTCGCGGCTGCTTGAAATCCTGCCGGGTCATATCCAGGCCCGGCGCGTGCTGGCCATGACCTATCTGCGTCAGGGCGATCCGAAACAGGCGATCAGCACGTTGCAGCCGGTGATCGACCAAAGCAAACCCGATGCTCAGCTCTATTCGATCATGGGCTATGCTTACATGCAGGCGGGTGAGCTTGATAAAGCCACGAGCTATTTCGATAAGGCCGTGCAAACGGATCCAAGTGCCAGCGGCAACTGGACGCGACTGGCTGTAAGCAAGTTTGCCAGCGGTGAATATGGCGATGCCGAGGAGGATCTTGAAAAGGTTCTGGCCAAGGATCCGAAGGCGCTGCAACCGGCGATCATTCTGACCATGGTCTATCTGCGTCAGAGCCAATATCCGAAGGCGCTGCAAATGGCGCAAAAGCTTAAAACCCAGCATCCGGCAAATCCGGTGGGCACCTATCTTGAGGGTGAAATTTATCTGAAAGATAAAAAGTTGCCCCAGGCGCGGGCGTCTTTTGACGCTTCGCAGAAACTGGATGCGAAGAATTTTGCCCCGAGCCTGAAACTGGCGCAGATCGACCTTTTTGAAAACAAGCTCGATGCGGCCGAGGCGCGCTATAAAGCGGTGCTCGCGAAGGATAAGAAGAGCGTTGCGGCAATCGTTGGTCTTGCCGAACTGTCGCTCCGCCGCAAAAATACGGCGCAGGCCGTCACCTGGCTTGAACAGGCTTCGGAAGTCGATCAGGACAATATCAATGTCCGCTTGCAGCTCATCAGTCTTTATATGGAGCGCAAGGAAATGGACAAGGCGGACGCGGTCGCCAATCGTCTGGTGCAGCGTTTCCCCGATCAAGCGGTGGCCTTTGAGGCCCTTGGCAAAGTGCAATCGGCACGCGGTGCCCATGCCGATGCGGTTGCAAGCTTTGAACGTGTGGTGGCACTCCGTCCCGATAGCGGTGCGTCCTATCAGCTTCTCGCCCTTGCGGAAGTGCGCAATAAAAATTTGACGGGCGCCCGCGAAGCGCTTGAGAGCGGTCTGAAACATGCGGCCAAGGCACGCACGTTTGAACAGGACGTGGGCGAGATCGGGTCGCCGGCGTCGCTGACCACAGCGCTTATCGATCTTGATGTCCGGGAAAAGAAATTCGATCAGGCGCTCACCCGGGCGGATCAGCTCAATAAAATCTATCCGGCATCGCCCGCAGGCGTTGTGACCCGTGGCAATGTGTTGCTGGAAAAGGGTGATTTTGTCGCCGCGCTTAAGGTTTATCAGCCGTTGCTGGCCAAAAATCAGGGCGGCGCGCAGGTGGCGATCAATGCTTACCGGGCGCAAAAAGGCGCGTCCGGAGCCGCCAAGGCTTTGGCCGATCTCGATGCCTGGGTTCTAAAGAACCCCAAGGAAGTGGTGGCGCGCAACGTGCTGGCGAGCGGCTATATCGAGAGCGGGCAATATGACAAGGCGATTGAGCATTACACAACGCTCCAGCAGGGCAGCCCCAAGGATCCGTTGATCCTGAACAATCTTGCCTGGCTCTATCAGCAGAAGAAAGACCCGAAGGCGGTTACGGTGGCGGCGGAAGCCTATAAGCTCGCCCCGCAGTCGCCGGAAGTGATGGATACCTATGGCTGGATTCTGGTCAATCAGAACCAGGCTCCGAAGGGTCTTGAGATTTTGAAGAAAGCCGCGCTCCTGCGTCCGGGTGCTGCGGATATCCGCTATCATCTGGCGGTGGCGCTTGAACGCAACGGTCAAAAGAGCGAAGCGAAGCGCGAGCTTCAGGATCTGTTCGGCCTTGGGGTGAGCTTCCCGGATGAAAAAGAGGCCCGGAGCATGCTCGACCGGCTGTCGAAGAACTGA
- the prsR gene encoding PEP-CTERM-box response regulator transcription factor, translating into MPEAMQKQKLLIVEDDVGLQRQYRWNFETYEVFVAGTRAEALEILRAEMPKVVTLDLGLPPDPDGTSEGFATLEEILRLTPDAKVIVASGHGARESALRAIAIGAYDFYQKPVDADELGFIVRRAFHVQALEAENRVLADQRQSASLKGIITGSQQMMKVCEMIERVAPADVAVMLLGASGTGKELLARAVHDLSPRRGKSFVAINCAAIPENLLESELFGYEKGAFTGAIKQTLGKIEMAEGGTLFLDEIGDIPFPLQVKLLRFLQERVIERIGGRREIPVDVRIVCATHQDLERLITENRFREDLFYRLSEITIDIPALKERDGDPTLVAQHFLNKFSQEHTRNLKGFSADALTAITAHAWPGNVRELENKVKRAVIMAEGTRVTAIDLGLDKFGEPVILNLKQVREEADRRALKNALASADGNISQAAKLLGISRPTFYDLLKQHNIQI; encoded by the coding sequence ATGCCTGAAGCAATGCAAAAGCAAAAGCTTTTGATCGTGGAAGACGATGTCGGATTGCAGCGGCAGTACCGTTGGAATTTCGAAACCTATGAGGTCTTTGTTGCCGGAACGCGGGCTGAGGCACTTGAAATTCTGCGGGCTGAGATGCCGAAGGTGGTGACCCTTGATCTTGGCCTGCCACCGGACCCGGACGGTACCAGCGAAGGGTTCGCAACGCTTGAAGAAATTTTGCGTCTGACGCCGGACGCCAAGGTCATCGTCGCCTCGGGCCATGGCGCGCGGGAAAGCGCGCTTCGGGCGATTGCGATCGGGGCTTATGATTTCTACCAGAAGCCGGTCGATGCCGACGAGCTTGGGTTTATTGTTCGCCGTGCCTTTCATGTGCAGGCGCTTGAGGCGGAAAACCGTGTGCTGGCCGATCAGCGGCAGTCGGCGTCGCTCAAGGGCATCATCACCGGCAGCCAGCAGATGATGAAGGTCTGCGAGATGATCGAACGGGTGGCCCCGGCCGATGTGGCGGTCATGCTGCTTGGCGCGAGTGGCACCGGCAAGGAACTTCTGGCCCGCGCGGTGCATGATCTGAGCCCGCGGCGCGGCAAATCCTTTGTTGCCATCAACTGCGCGGCGATTCCGGAAAATCTCCTTGAGTCCGAATTGTTCGGCTATGAAAAAGGGGCCTTCACGGGGGCCATCAAACAGACTCTCGGCAAGATCGAGATGGCGGAAGGTGGCACGCTGTTTCTGGATGAAATTGGCGATATTCCGTTTCCGTTGCAGGTCAAGCTGCTGCGCTTCCTGCAGGAGCGGGTGATTGAACGCATCGGCGGCCGGCGCGAAATTCCCGTTGATGTGCGGATCGTCTGCGCCACCCATCAGGACTTGGAACGGCTGATCACGGAAAACAGATTCCGGGAGGATTTGTTTTATCGTTTGAGCGAAATCACCATCGACATTCCGGCGCTTAAGGAACGCGACGGCGATCCGACGTTGGTGGCGCAACATTTTCTCAATAAATTCTCGCAGGAACATACCCGCAATCTCAAAGGCTTTTCGGCCGATGCGCTGACAGCGATCACCGCGCATGCCTGGCCGGGCAATGTGCGGGAACTTGAAAACAAAGTGAAGCGCGCGGTCATCATGGCGGAAGGTACGCGGGTCACTGCCATTGATCTCGGTCTCGACAAATTTGGCGAGCCGGTGATCCTCAATCTGAAACAAGTGCGCGAAGAAGCGGATCGCCGGGCTCTTAAAAACGCGCTGGCGAGCGCTGACGGCAATATCTCTCAGGCGGCCAAGCTTCTGGGGATCAGCCGCCCGACGTTTTATGATCTTTTGAAACAGCATAACATTCAGATTTGA
- a CDS encoding TIGR03013 family XrtA/PEP-CTERM system glycosyltransferase has protein sequence MIRLFKHYIPKPVFALGFVEIVILAVAITMGLTVRFTQLDLLPIQYGHHLPVFATFVIIVYVSMLAVGLYQTESCRDIRIMVVRLPIAMLLSFIMMSVASFVLPDVSIWRSIFAYSIGFAIVGIVISRIVFTHVADLDLFRQRVIVLGAGARAERIRNMEKFSSNRGFYCVAAVRMTDNETQIAGARDFDDVRPLVKFAEAHEANEIVVASEERRGTLPVAELLACKMEGFKITDATTFIEQQTGAVDLESMSPSWLIFSDGFVGSSQVDLVLKRGFDILASLILLCISLPILIGTAVVIRLTSPGPIFYRQERVGQGGKPFMVMKFRSMRTDAEKNGPQWAQKNDARVTPVGQFIRASRIDEIPQIFNVLKGDMSFVGPRPERPVFVEELALEIPYFHERHRVKPGITGWAQINYPYGASVEDARHKLQYDLYYIKNYTIFLDFLVLIQTLRVVIWPDGVR, from the coding sequence ATGATACGGCTTTTCAAACATTACATTCCCAAGCCTGTTTTTGCGTTGGGCTTTGTAGAGATTGTCATCCTGGCGGTGGCCATCACGATGGGTCTTACTGTCAGATTTACTCAGCTGGACCTGCTGCCGATTCAGTACGGCCATCACCTGCCGGTCTTTGCCACATTTGTCATCATTGTCTATGTGTCGATGTTGGCGGTTGGGCTTTATCAGACAGAAAGCTGCCGTGATATTCGCATTATGGTGGTGCGGTTGCCGATTGCCATGCTGCTGAGTTTCATCATGATGTCGGTGGCGTCCTTCGTGCTGCCGGACGTCAGCATCTGGCGCAGTATCTTTGCTTACAGTATCGGCTTTGCCATCGTCGGCATTGTGATTTCCCGCATTGTGTTTACTCATGTCGCCGATCTCGATTTGTTCCGCCAGCGCGTGATCGTGCTCGGTGCAGGAGCCCGGGCGGAGCGTATTCGCAATATGGAAAAATTCAGCTCCAACAGAGGCTTCTATTGCGTCGCCGCCGTGCGTATGACGGATAACGAAACCCAGATCGCCGGGGCCAGGGACTTTGACGATGTGCGGCCGTTGGTGAAGTTTGCGGAGGCCCATGAAGCCAACGAGATCGTGGTCGCGAGTGAGGAACGGCGCGGCACCCTGCCGGTTGCCGAATTGCTCGCCTGCAAGATGGAAGGCTTCAAGATCACCGACGCCACCACTTTTATCGAGCAACAGACAGGGGCCGTCGATCTTGAATCCATGAGCCCGAGCTGGTTGATCTTTTCGGATGGCTTCGTCGGCTCAAGCCAGGTGGATCTTGTGCTCAAACGCGGCTTTGACATTCTGGCCAGCCTGATTTTGCTATGCATCAGTCTGCCCATTCTGATCGGCACCGCAGTGGTCATCCGGTTGACGAGCCCCGGTCCCATTTTCTACCGTCAGGAGCGGGTGGGGCAGGGCGGCAAACCGTTCATGGTGATGAAATTCCGCAGCATGCGCACCGATGCCGAGAAGAACGGGCCGCAATGGGCGCAGAAGAATGATGCTCGGGTGACCCCGGTCGGCCAGTTCATCCGGGCTTCGCGTATTGATGAAATTCCGCAGATTTTCAATGTTTTGAAGGGCGACATGAGCTTTGTCGGCCCGCGCCCCGAACGCCCTGTGTTTGTCGAGGAATTGGCGCTTGAGATCCCCTATTTCCATGAACGTCACCGGGTCAAGCCGGGGATCACAGGCTGGGCGCAGATCAATTATCCTTATGGGGCCTCGGTCGAGGACGCTCGCCACAAGCTGCAATATGATCTCTATTACATCAAGAATTACACCATCTTTCTCGACTTCCTGGTGCTGATCCAGACCCTTCGGGTGGTGATCTGGCCCGATGGAGTGCGCTGA
- the prsK gene encoding XrtA/PEP-CTERM system histidine kinase PrsK, with translation MEVTFVTHAVAAVAYFFLTLLLVASWKRSGPGLWLIVASVSMTVWACVNAFSYYLPGIAQIFGSLSETFRTAGWVLFLLALLRVFWAEYGRPDYERQTRYIILGALSFLVGLDVLVALQNLDIIPRTYLLPQVVLLSRMAASIGCVFLVDNFYRNTAAKNRWGIQLLCLGLGGIFLYDFFFYADAVLSARFSRAFFEARGAINALIVPLIALSAARNPGWRLDVSVSRGVVIHTASLVGSGVYLVLMGAGGYYLRDLGGRWGGIIQFSFWFGALLLLAVILFSGQFRARMRVLINKHFFSYRYDYRAEWLRFINTVSASDLALGLQERVIQALADLVDSPGGMLWQREESGYFVRVASWNTQSKVNGTLASSDPFLRFIGERAWVVDLDEVQSAPELYEGCPIPEWISADDRVWLVVPLLHYRDELIGFVVLEEPRVPRSLNWEDRDILKTVARQIASYVAEQGSEKALAESRQFDEFNKKFAFIMHDIKNLASQLSLMVKNADRHAGNPEFQRDMILTVRDSVGKMNGLLTRLNRLRDSDGKTALVSVNLADLLKKLVGDRPSDKLGLTFSGDTALVFVKADVAQLETVFGHLLQNALEAVGDRGRVDLSLGVQDGWAVAVVADNGPGMEETFVRDELFKPFRTTKENGYGIGAFESRQIVRSFGGRLDVDSAVGKGTVMTVRLPLIDHSPVEAPGNDVEHNV, from the coding sequence ATCGAAGTCACTTTTGTAACGCATGCCGTTGCGGCGGTTGCTTATTTTTTCCTGACCCTGCTTCTGGTCGCCAGCTGGAAACGCAGTGGGCCGGGGTTGTGGCTTATTGTCGCCAGCGTGTCCATGACGGTCTGGGCCTGCGTCAATGCGTTCTCCTATTATCTACCCGGGATTGCCCAGATTTTTGGATCTCTGAGCGAGACCTTCAGGACCGCAGGCTGGGTTTTGTTCCTTTTGGCCTTGCTGCGGGTGTTCTGGGCCGAATATGGGCGTCCGGATTATGAGCGGCAGACCCGCTATATTATTTTGGGTGCATTATCCTTTCTGGTCGGCCTTGACGTTCTTGTGGCGCTTCAGAATCTCGATATTATTCCGCGCACCTACTTGCTGCCACAGGTGGTTTTGCTGTCGCGGATGGCGGCCTCCATTGGCTGCGTGTTTCTGGTCGACAACTTCTATCGCAACACGGCGGCCAAAAACCGCTGGGGCATTCAGTTGCTCTGTCTCGGGTTGGGCGGCATTTTTCTTTATGACTTTTTCTTTTACGCCGATGCGGTTCTGAGCGCTCGCTTCAGTCGCGCCTTTTTCGAAGCGCGCGGCGCTATCAATGCTCTGATTGTTCCCCTGATCGCCTTGTCGGCGGCACGCAATCCGGGCTGGCGGCTTGATGTGTCGGTATCGCGCGGGGTGGTGATCCATACCGCCTCTCTGGTCGGCAGCGGTGTTTATCTCGTGCTGATGGGGGCTGGGGGGTATTATCTGCGCGATCTGGGCGGCCGTTGGGGTGGCATCATCCAGTTCAGTTTCTGGTTCGGCGCACTTCTGCTGTTGGCGGTCATTCTGTTTTCGGGACAGTTCCGGGCGCGCATGCGGGTGTTGATCAACAAGCATTTCTTCAGCTATCGCTATGACTACCGGGCGGAATGGTTGCGCTTCATCAATACGGTGTCGGCGAGCGATTTGGCGCTCGGGCTTCAGGAGCGGGTGATTCAGGCGCTTGCCGACCTTGTGGATTCTCCGGGCGGCATGTTGTGGCAGCGCGAGGAGAGCGGCTATTTCGTACGCGTCGCAAGCTGGAACACACAAAGCAAAGTCAATGGGACGCTGGCGTCGAGCGATCCGTTCCTGCGCTTTATCGGGGAACGAGCCTGGGTCGTCGATCTCGACGAGGTGCAGAGCGCGCCGGAGCTTTACGAGGGTTGCCCGATTCCGGAGTGGATCTCCGCCGATGACCGGGTCTGGCTGGTTGTGCCGCTTTTACATTACCGTGACGAACTCATCGGCTTTGTCGTTCTGGAAGAGCCGCGGGTGCCGCGCAGCCTCAATTGGGAGGATCGCGACATTCTGAAGACGGTGGCCCGGCAGATCGCAAGTTATGTGGCCGAGCAGGGTTCGGAAAAGGCACTGGCGGAGTCGCGGCAGTTCGACGAATTCAACAAAAAATTCGCCTTCATCATGCATGACATCAAAAATCTGGCGAGCCAGTTGTCGCTGATGGTGAAGAATGCTGACCGCCATGCCGGAAACCCTGAGTTCCAGCGCGATATGATTCTGACGGTGCGGGATTCGGTGGGCAAAATGAACGGACTGCTGACACGTCTCAACCGCTTGCGGGACAGTGACGGCAAGACCGCTTTGGTGTCTGTCAACCTTGCGGACCTGCTGAAAAAACTGGTTGGCGACCGGCCCTCCGACAAGCTTGGGTTAACCTTTTCGGGTGATACTGCTTTGGTCTTTGTCAAGGCGGATGTGGCTCAGCTTGAGACTGTCTTCGGCCATCTTTTGCAAAATGCGCTTGAGGCGGTGGGCGACAGGGGACGGGTCGATCTCAGCCTTGGGGTGCAGGATGGCTGGGCCGTGGCGGTGGTTGCCGATAACGGACCGGGCATGGAAGAAACCTTCGTACGCGATGAATTGTTCAAACCATTCCGCACCACCAAGGAAAACGGGTATGGCATCGGCGCGTTCGAGTCTCGTCAGATCGTGAGATCCTTCGGTGGCCGTCTTGATGTGGACAGTGCCGTCGGCAAGGGAACCGTGATGACTGTGCGGTTGCCCTTGATCGATCACAGTCCAGTTGAAGCGCCGGGGAACGATGTTGAGCATAATGTGTAA